In Dietzia sp. ANT_WB102, a genomic segment contains:
- a CDS encoding cupin domain-containing protein yields MTEDTTPPGRGATTGGPTRDPATEDRASGRRAGTDEGTATHHTDIIGRAEPSAKRPGAAVVHEDETTKIVVFEFDEGQEMPDHAAFHPILVQLLKGSVEFGLPDRTLELHTGEVLHLTAKLRHRVRALEPTTLTITMLLPRS; encoded by the coding sequence ATGACTGAGGACACCACGCCCCCCGGGCGGGGCGCGACCACAGGCGGGCCCACCCGCGACCCGGCAACCGAGGACCGCGCCAGCGGCCGGCGAGCCGGCACCGACGAGGGAACCGCGACGCACCATACCGACATCATCGGGCGGGCCGAGCCATCCGCGAAGCGACCCGGGGCGGCAGTCGTTCACGAGGACGAGACCACCAAGATCGTCGTATTCGAGTTCGACGAGGGCCAGGAGATGCCCGACCACGCCGCGTTCCACCCCATCCTCGTCCAGTTGCTGAAGGGCAGCGTGGAATTCGGGTTACCCGACCGCACACTCGAGTTGCATACCGGTGAGGTCCTCCACCTCACCGCCAAGCTCCGCCACCGGGTCCGGGCGCTCGAGCCCACCACATTGACCATCACGATGCTGCTGCCGCGGTCCTGA
- a CDS encoding PH domain-containing protein, whose protein sequence is MGFIRSVLAPGETLIVHAHPHWRALVRPALVTVIGAGLAGIAGGFIEVQVVHAGDRTATWALVALLYTLIVLRLGLWPLVRWARTDLVVTDERVLYRPAGSSRRCVDVPLRRISAVRFRHTLTDRALGTGCLILELGHLPPVEIDHVPEVARVHAVVYDELMRLPPPPPPPSLAATPRFRWGLPGRR, encoded by the coding sequence GTGGGGTTCATCCGATCGGTCCTCGCGCCGGGGGAGACGCTCATCGTCCACGCCCACCCGCACTGGCGCGCCCTGGTCAGGCCCGCGCTGGTCACGGTCATCGGCGCCGGCCTGGCGGGGATCGCCGGCGGCTTCATAGAGGTGCAGGTGGTCCACGCCGGTGACCGCACTGCGACCTGGGCCCTGGTGGCGCTGTTGTACACGCTGATCGTGCTCAGGCTCGGATTGTGGCCACTGGTCCGGTGGGCCCGAACCGATCTCGTGGTCACCGACGAGAGGGTCCTCTACCGGCCGGCAGGGTCCTCGAGGCGGTGCGTGGACGTGCCACTGCGCAGGATCAGTGCGGTCAGGTTCCGCCACACCCTCACTGACCGGGCCCTCGGGACCGGCTGCCTGATCCTCGAGCTCGGTCACCTGCCGCCAGTGGAGATCGATCACGTCCCGGAGGTTGCCCGCGTGCATGCCGTCGTCTACGACGAGCTCATGCGGTTGCCACCGCCACCCCCGCCCCCTTCGCTCGCTGCCACACCGCGGTTCCGCTGGGGGCTCCCGGGGCGCCGGTGA
- a CDS encoding acyl-CoA carboxylase subunit beta gives MTTASEPDVSADVQTDAATPDIHTTAGKLSELRRRLDEARAPMGQAAVDKTHEKGMMTARERIENLLDPGSFVEIDALARHRATTFGLAERRPLGDGVITGYGTIDGRSVCVFSQDATVFGGSLGEVYGEKIVKVMDLALKTGRPMIGINHGAGARIQEGVVSLGLYGEIFHRNVLSSGVIPQVSLIMGPSAGGHVYSPALTDFTVMVDKTSQMFVTGPDVIKTVTGEEVTQEELGGATTHMTKSGVSHYTASDEQDALDFVKDLLSYLPSNNRAEAPRYPFPVAEGAIEDNLTLEDHELDTIIPDSSNAPYDMHEVISHLVDDGEFLEVQGQYAMNVIVGYGRIEGRSVGVVANQPTQFAGCLDIKASEKAARFVRTCDAFNIPILTLVDVPGFLPGTGQEFDGIIRRGAKLLYAYGEATVGKVTVITRKAYGGAYDVMGSKHMGADINLAWPTAEIAVMGASGAVGFVYRPQLKEAAANGEDVDALRLKLQAEYEDTLVNPYVAAERGYIDAVIPPSHTRLQVSQALRLLDRKVVEVPAKKHGNIPL, from the coding sequence ATGACGACTGCCTCAGAACCGGACGTGAGCGCCGACGTCCAGACGGACGCTGCGACCCCCGACATCCACACAACCGCCGGGAAGCTGTCCGAGCTGCGACGGCGCCTTGACGAAGCCCGGGCCCCGATGGGGCAGGCCGCGGTGGACAAGACCCACGAAAAGGGCATGATGACGGCCCGCGAGCGGATCGAGAACCTCCTCGACCCCGGCTCGTTCGTGGAGATCGACGCCCTGGCCCGCCACCGAGCCACCACCTTCGGACTCGCCGAGCGCCGCCCGCTGGGAGACGGCGTCATCACCGGCTACGGCACCATCGACGGCCGCAGCGTCTGCGTCTTCTCGCAGGATGCCACCGTCTTCGGTGGATCGTTGGGTGAGGTCTACGGCGAGAAGATCGTCAAGGTCATGGACCTCGCCCTCAAGACCGGTCGTCCGATGATCGGCATCAACCATGGCGCCGGCGCCCGCATTCAGGAGGGCGTCGTCTCGCTCGGCCTGTACGGCGAGATCTTCCACCGCAATGTGCTCTCCTCCGGCGTCATCCCGCAGGTCTCGCTGATCATGGGCCCATCAGCCGGAGGCCACGTCTACTCCCCCGCGCTCACCGACTTCACCGTGATGGTCGACAAGACCTCGCAGATGTTCGTCACCGGACCGGACGTCATCAAGACGGTCACAGGCGAGGAGGTCACCCAAGAGGAACTGGGCGGCGCCACCACGCACATGACCAAGTCGGGCGTGTCCCACTACACCGCCAGTGACGAGCAGGACGCCCTGGACTTCGTCAAGGACCTGCTGTCCTACCTCCCCAGCAACAACCGTGCCGAGGCCCCGCGCTACCCGTTCCCCGTCGCCGAGGGCGCGATCGAGGACAACCTCACACTCGAGGACCACGAGCTCGACACGATCATCCCGGACTCCTCCAACGCCCCGTACGACATGCACGAGGTCATCTCCCACCTCGTCGACGACGGTGAGTTCCTTGAGGTCCAGGGCCAGTACGCGATGAATGTGATCGTCGGCTACGGCCGCATCGAGGGCCGCAGCGTGGGCGTGGTGGCCAACCAGCCCACCCAGTTCGCCGGGTGCCTGGACATCAAGGCATCGGAGAAGGCCGCCCGCTTCGTCCGCACCTGCGATGCGTTCAACATCCCCATCCTCACGCTGGTCGACGTCCCGGGCTTCCTGCCCGGCACCGGCCAGGAGTTCGACGGGATCATCCGCCGCGGCGCCAAGCTGCTCTACGCCTATGGCGAGGCCACCGTCGGAAAGGTGACGGTCATCACTCGCAAGGCCTACGGCGGAGCGTACGACGTCATGGGTTCCAAGCACATGGGCGCCGATATCAACCTGGCGTGGCCGACCGCAGAGATCGCCGTGATGGGTGCCTCCGGCGCGGTTGGGTTCGTCTACCGGCCGCAGCTCAAGGAAGCCGCCGCCAACGGCGAGGACGTCGACGCCTTGCGCCTCAAGTTGCAGGCCGAGTATGAGGACACCCTCGTCAACCCCTACGTCGCCGCCGAGCGCGGGTACATCGACGCGGTGATTCCGCCCTCGCACACCCGACTGCAGGTGTCGCAGGCACTCCGACTCCTGGACCGCAAGGTCGTCGAGGTGCCGGCCAAGAAGCACGGGAACATCCCGCTGTGA
- a CDS encoding nucleoside triphosphate pyrophosphatase → MIALVLASASPSRLRILEQAGVDPIIRHPQVDEDALQAALPAGTPHVRVVEELARAKAEDVLHREGETLAAEARAAGADTLVVVGCDSMLLVDGQLEGKPHTYERAMERWRKMRGRHGVLLTGHSLIVADLTGDDPVVVTFSETDTSDTTVHFGAPSDTDLDVYLRTGEPLECAGAFTIESLGGWFIDRIEGDPSSVIGLSLPLLRRLLDRAGLNAHRLWRPELRA, encoded by the coding sequence ATGATCGCGTTAGTCCTCGCCTCCGCGTCCCCGTCCCGCCTGCGGATCCTCGAGCAGGCAGGGGTGGACCCGATCATCCGCCACCCACAGGTGGACGAAGACGCACTCCAGGCCGCCCTGCCGGCCGGTACCCCGCACGTGCGGGTGGTCGAGGAGTTGGCCCGCGCCAAGGCGGAGGACGTCCTGCACCGGGAGGGTGAGACCCTCGCTGCCGAGGCGAGGGCGGCAGGCGCGGACACGCTGGTCGTGGTCGGGTGCGACTCGATGTTGCTCGTCGATGGCCAGCTCGAGGGTAAGCCGCACACCTATGAGCGCGCGATGGAGCGATGGCGGAAGATGCGCGGGCGGCACGGGGTCCTGCTCACCGGCCACTCGCTGATAGTCGCAGACCTCACCGGCGACGACCCGGTCGTCGTCACCTTCTCTGAAACCGACACGTCGGACACCACCGTGCACTTCGGCGCCCCCTCCGACACCGACTTGGACGTGTACCTGCGCACCGGGGAGCCGCTCGAGTGCGCGGGCGCGTTCACAATCGAGTCCCTCGGGGGCTGGTTCATTGACCGGATCGAGGGAGACCCGTCGAGTGTGATCGGCCTCAGTCTGCCGCTTCTGCGACGGCTGCTCGATCGGGCCGGACTGAACGCTCATCGGCTCTGGCGACCTGAATTGCGTGCCTGA
- a CDS encoding biotin--[acetyl-CoA-carboxylase] ligase, with the protein MSGRAHTLGVVHADPGTETPPRLDAHALRHALVEGPDAPYSSLEVVDDIGSTNAELISRASRGAPDRSVLLAEHQASGRGRLGRVWTAPPRTQVAVSVLLRPGAVSPNLFGWLPLVTGLAVRDGLREAGGVDATLKWPNDVLVDGRKIAGILVEMTTVPGGGDFTVRLPAVVVGVGINISLSREQLPVPHATSLALVGGSRDRDAVARAVLEALALRHRQWRECDHGSGSTVSDLLMATYTEACSTLGAEVRVELPGDVVRTGRADRVDRDGRLVVVDSDGEFAVAAGDVTHVRGAGGRWNG; encoded by the coding sequence ATGTCGGGCCGGGCACATACGCTGGGGGTCGTGCACGCAGATCCCGGTACCGAGACCCCACCCAGGTTGGACGCCCACGCGCTCCGCCACGCTCTGGTGGAGGGCCCGGACGCGCCGTACTCATCGCTCGAGGTCGTCGACGACATCGGTTCGACGAACGCGGAGTTGATCTCCCGCGCATCCAGGGGTGCACCGGACCGCAGTGTGCTGTTGGCAGAGCACCAGGCGTCCGGGCGTGGTCGACTCGGTCGCGTGTGGACCGCCCCGCCGCGCACGCAGGTGGCTGTCAGCGTTCTTCTCCGTCCCGGGGCCGTGTCGCCGAACCTTTTCGGCTGGTTACCGCTCGTCACGGGTCTCGCGGTACGGGACGGACTGCGCGAGGCCGGTGGCGTCGACGCGACCCTCAAATGGCCCAACGACGTCTTGGTCGACGGTCGCAAGATTGCCGGGATCCTCGTGGAGATGACCACGGTGCCGGGCGGGGGAGACTTCACGGTCCGCCTGCCGGCCGTCGTGGTGGGAGTCGGAATCAACATCTCGCTTTCCCGCGAGCAACTCCCGGTGCCGCATGCCACTTCCCTCGCGCTCGTCGGTGGGTCACGTGACCGGGATGCCGTGGCCCGTGCCGTCCTGGAGGCGCTGGCTCTGCGCCACCGCCAATGGCGTGAGTGTGACCACGGGAGCGGGTCGACGGTGTCGGACCTCCTCATGGCGACCTACACCGAGGCCTGCTCCACCCTCGGCGCCGAGGTGAGGGTCGAACTTCCCGGGGACGTCGTGCGGACCGGGCGCGCGGACAGGGTCGACCGTGACGGCCGCCTCGTCGTCGTCGATTCCGACGGTGAGTTCGCCGTCGCCGCCGGTGACGTCACCCACGTCCGAGGCGCCGGCGGTCGGTGGAACGGCTGA
- a CDS encoding acyl-CoA carboxylase subunit epsilon, producing MTGDQKQQQDRAGQAEKPLFSVVSGNPTPTEVGILSAVFATAQGNAVHASEHDTGIKDDWGSYEDRLRPPFGYNPSSFLNRRHY from the coding sequence GTGACCGGCGACCAGAAGCAGCAGCAGGACCGGGCCGGACAGGCGGAGAAGCCGCTCTTTTCAGTCGTGAGTGGAAACCCCACGCCGACCGAGGTGGGCATCCTGTCCGCAGTCTTCGCGACCGCACAGGGGAACGCCGTCCACGCGAGCGAGCACGACACCGGCATCAAGGACGACTGGGGATCCTACGAAGATCGCCTCCGTCCGCCGTTCGGGTACAACCCGAGTTCGTTCCTCAACCGCCGCCACTACTGA